One genomic window of Cyprinus carpio isolate SPL01 chromosome A23, ASM1834038v1, whole genome shotgun sequence includes the following:
- the pfkfb1 gene encoding 6-phosphofructo-2-kinase/fructose-2,6-bisphosphatase 1 isoform X1, giving the protein MCSQFLNTQSAVQAGSNDMSTEQKELTQTPLLKIWVPGMGSSLGQRRGSSRPQFTNCPTMIVMVGLPARGKTYISKKLTRYLNWIGVPTQVFNLGQYRREVVQTYKNYEFFRPDNEDAMKIRRACASSALKDIANYFTKEQGQVAVFDATNTTRERRGVIISFAKERGYKVFFIESVCDDPEIIEANIMQVKLSSPDYENYDKEEALVDFLKRIDCYKLSYVPLDEEKDRHLSFIKIFNVGSRYLVNRVQDHIQSRIVYYLMNIHVTPRSIYLSRHGESELNLLGRIGGDSALSSQGLKYAKALAEFIRGQSIKDLKVWTSHMKRTIQTAEALGVPYEQWKALNEIDAGVCEEMMYEEIQATHPEEFALRDQDKYRYRYPKGESYEDLVHRLEPVIMELERQENVLVICHQAVMRCLLAYFLDKSADDLPYLKCPLHTVLKLTPLAYGCKVESFYLNIQAVNTHRDRPTNVNIARKTEEALQTVPEHQ; this is encoded by the exons ATGTGTTCTCAGTTCCTAAACACACAATCAGCCGTGCAGGCAGGGTCTAACGACATGTCCACAGAGCAGAAGGAGCTCACACAGACACCACTGCTCAAGATATGGGTGCCAGGAATGGGCAGTTCTCTAGGCCAGAGGAGAGGCT CCTCACGACCCCAGTTTACAAACTGTCCCACAATGATTGTGATGGTTGGTCTGCCAGCCAGGGGAAAAACTTACATCTCCAAAAAGTTAACCCGATATCTAAATTGGATTGGAGTCCCAACTcaag tcttTAATTTGGGTCAGTATCGAAGAGAAGTTGTGCAGACATACAAGAACTATGAGTTTTTTCGTCCAGACAATGAAGATGCCATGAAAATCCGCAG AGCCTGTGCCTCAAGTGCTCTTAAGGACATTGCCAATTACTTCACTAAGGAGCAGGGACAAGTTGCA GTATTTGATGCCACCAATACCACAAGGGAGAGAAGAGGAGTCATCATCAGTTTTGCCAAGGAGAGGGGCTATAAG GTATTTTTCATTGAGTCGGTTTGTGATGACCCAGAAATCATTGAGGCAAATATAATG CAAGTAAAGCTGAGCAGCCCAGATTATGAAAACTATGACAAAGAAGAAGCACTGGTGGACTTTTTGAAACGTATTGATTGTTACAAATTGTCCTATGTCCCCCTGGATGAGGAAAAGGACAG GCACCTCTCCTTCATTAAGATCTTTAACGTGGGATCCAGGTACCTCGTAAACCGTGTCCAGGATCACATTCAGAGTCGTATAGTGTATTACCTCATGAACATCCACGTCACACCACGATCCATCTATCTGAGCCGCCATGGAGAAAGTGAGCTCAACCTGCTGGGAAGAATCGGTGGAGACTCAGCCCTCTCTTCACAGGGACTAAAG TACGCTAAGGCCCTTGCAGAGTTCATCAGGGGTCAGTCCATCAAGGACCTGAAGGTGTGGACCAGCCACATGAAGAGGACCATACAGACAGCAGAGGCACTGGGCGTACCGTATGAACAGTGGAAGGCATTGAATGAAATCGACGCG GGTGTATGTGAGGAGATGATGTACGAGGAGATTCAGGCAACCCATCCAGAAGAGTTTGCCCTAAGAGACCAGGACAAGTACCGCTACCGATATCCAAAGGGTGAA TCGTATGAAGACCTGGTGCACCGTCTAGAGCCGGTCATAATGGAGCTTGAGAGACAAGAGAATGTGCTGGTCATCTGCCACCAGGCAGTCATGCGTTGTCTACTGGCCTACTTTCTGGACAAGAGTGCAG ATGATCTGCCATATCTAAAGTGTCCTCTGCATACTGTTCTCAAACTGACTCCATTAGCTTATG GATGCAAAGTGGAGTCCTTCTATTTAAACATCCAAGCAGTGAACACGCACAGGGACAGACCCACA AATGTGAATATTGCAAGAAAGACAGAAGAAGCACTACAGACTGTACCTGAACATCagtaa
- the pfkfb1 gene encoding 6-phosphofructo-2-kinase/fructose-2,6-bisphosphatase 1 isoform X2, giving the protein MDTFPKEFHRRTRCDSAASRPQFTNCPTMIVMVGLPARGKTYISKKLTRYLNWIGVPTQVFNLGQYRREVVQTYKNYEFFRPDNEDAMKIRRACASSALKDIANYFTKEQGQVAVFDATNTTRERRGVIISFAKERGYKVFFIESVCDDPEIIEANIMQVKLSSPDYENYDKEEALVDFLKRIDCYKLSYVPLDEEKDRHLSFIKIFNVGSRYLVNRVQDHIQSRIVYYLMNIHVTPRSIYLSRHGESELNLLGRIGGDSALSSQGLKYAKALAEFIRGQSIKDLKVWTSHMKRTIQTAEALGVPYEQWKALNEIDAGVCEEMMYEEIQATHPEEFALRDQDKYRYRYPKGESYEDLVHRLEPVIMELERQENVLVICHQAVMRCLLAYFLDKSADDLPYLKCPLHTVLKLTPLAYGCKVESFYLNIQAVNTHRDRPTNVNIARKTEEALQTVPEHQ; this is encoded by the exons CCTCACGACCCCAGTTTACAAACTGTCCCACAATGATTGTGATGGTTGGTCTGCCAGCCAGGGGAAAAACTTACATCTCCAAAAAGTTAACCCGATATCTAAATTGGATTGGAGTCCCAACTcaag tcttTAATTTGGGTCAGTATCGAAGAGAAGTTGTGCAGACATACAAGAACTATGAGTTTTTTCGTCCAGACAATGAAGATGCCATGAAAATCCGCAG AGCCTGTGCCTCAAGTGCTCTTAAGGACATTGCCAATTACTTCACTAAGGAGCAGGGACAAGTTGCA GTATTTGATGCCACCAATACCACAAGGGAGAGAAGAGGAGTCATCATCAGTTTTGCCAAGGAGAGGGGCTATAAG GTATTTTTCATTGAGTCGGTTTGTGATGACCCAGAAATCATTGAGGCAAATATAATG CAAGTAAAGCTGAGCAGCCCAGATTATGAAAACTATGACAAAGAAGAAGCACTGGTGGACTTTTTGAAACGTATTGATTGTTACAAATTGTCCTATGTCCCCCTGGATGAGGAAAAGGACAG GCACCTCTCCTTCATTAAGATCTTTAACGTGGGATCCAGGTACCTCGTAAACCGTGTCCAGGATCACATTCAGAGTCGTATAGTGTATTACCTCATGAACATCCACGTCACACCACGATCCATCTATCTGAGCCGCCATGGAGAAAGTGAGCTCAACCTGCTGGGAAGAATCGGTGGAGACTCAGCCCTCTCTTCACAGGGACTAAAG TACGCTAAGGCCCTTGCAGAGTTCATCAGGGGTCAGTCCATCAAGGACCTGAAGGTGTGGACCAGCCACATGAAGAGGACCATACAGACAGCAGAGGCACTGGGCGTACCGTATGAACAGTGGAAGGCATTGAATGAAATCGACGCG GGTGTATGTGAGGAGATGATGTACGAGGAGATTCAGGCAACCCATCCAGAAGAGTTTGCCCTAAGAGACCAGGACAAGTACCGCTACCGATATCCAAAGGGTGAA TCGTATGAAGACCTGGTGCACCGTCTAGAGCCGGTCATAATGGAGCTTGAGAGACAAGAGAATGTGCTGGTCATCTGCCACCAGGCAGTCATGCGTTGTCTACTGGCCTACTTTCTGGACAAGAGTGCAG ATGATCTGCCATATCTAAAGTGTCCTCTGCATACTGTTCTCAAACTGACTCCATTAGCTTATG GATGCAAAGTGGAGTCCTTCTATTTAAACATCCAAGCAGTGAACACGCACAGGGACAGACCCACA AATGTGAATATTGCAAGAAAGACAGAAGAAGCACTACAGACTGTACCTGAACATCagtaa
- the pfkfb1 gene encoding 6-phosphofructo-2-kinase/fructose-2,6-bisphosphatase 1 isoform X3 translates to MIVMVGLPARGKTYISKKLTRYLNWIGVPTQVFNLGQYRREVVQTYKNYEFFRPDNEDAMKIRRACASSALKDIANYFTKEQGQVAVFDATNTTRERRGVIISFAKERGYKVFFIESVCDDPEIIEANIMQVKLSSPDYENYDKEEALVDFLKRIDCYKLSYVPLDEEKDRHLSFIKIFNVGSRYLVNRVQDHIQSRIVYYLMNIHVTPRSIYLSRHGESELNLLGRIGGDSALSSQGLKYAKALAEFIRGQSIKDLKVWTSHMKRTIQTAEALGVPYEQWKALNEIDAGVCEEMMYEEIQATHPEEFALRDQDKYRYRYPKGESYEDLVHRLEPVIMELERQENVLVICHQAVMRCLLAYFLDKSADDLPYLKCPLHTVLKLTPLAYGCKVESFYLNIQAVNTHRDRPTNVNIARKTEEALQTVPEHQ, encoded by the exons ATGATTGTGATGGTTGGTCTGCCAGCCAGGGGAAAAACTTACATCTCCAAAAAGTTAACCCGATATCTAAATTGGATTGGAGTCCCAACTcaag tcttTAATTTGGGTCAGTATCGAAGAGAAGTTGTGCAGACATACAAGAACTATGAGTTTTTTCGTCCAGACAATGAAGATGCCATGAAAATCCGCAG AGCCTGTGCCTCAAGTGCTCTTAAGGACATTGCCAATTACTTCACTAAGGAGCAGGGACAAGTTGCA GTATTTGATGCCACCAATACCACAAGGGAGAGAAGAGGAGTCATCATCAGTTTTGCCAAGGAGAGGGGCTATAAG GTATTTTTCATTGAGTCGGTTTGTGATGACCCAGAAATCATTGAGGCAAATATAATG CAAGTAAAGCTGAGCAGCCCAGATTATGAAAACTATGACAAAGAAGAAGCACTGGTGGACTTTTTGAAACGTATTGATTGTTACAAATTGTCCTATGTCCCCCTGGATGAGGAAAAGGACAG GCACCTCTCCTTCATTAAGATCTTTAACGTGGGATCCAGGTACCTCGTAAACCGTGTCCAGGATCACATTCAGAGTCGTATAGTGTATTACCTCATGAACATCCACGTCACACCACGATCCATCTATCTGAGCCGCCATGGAGAAAGTGAGCTCAACCTGCTGGGAAGAATCGGTGGAGACTCAGCCCTCTCTTCACAGGGACTAAAG TACGCTAAGGCCCTTGCAGAGTTCATCAGGGGTCAGTCCATCAAGGACCTGAAGGTGTGGACCAGCCACATGAAGAGGACCATACAGACAGCAGAGGCACTGGGCGTACCGTATGAACAGTGGAAGGCATTGAATGAAATCGACGCG GGTGTATGTGAGGAGATGATGTACGAGGAGATTCAGGCAACCCATCCAGAAGAGTTTGCCCTAAGAGACCAGGACAAGTACCGCTACCGATATCCAAAGGGTGAA TCGTATGAAGACCTGGTGCACCGTCTAGAGCCGGTCATAATGGAGCTTGAGAGACAAGAGAATGTGCTGGTCATCTGCCACCAGGCAGTCATGCGTTGTCTACTGGCCTACTTTCTGGACAAGAGTGCAG ATGATCTGCCATATCTAAAGTGTCCTCTGCATACTGTTCTCAAACTGACTCCATTAGCTTATG GATGCAAAGTGGAGTCCTTCTATTTAAACATCCAAGCAGTGAACACGCACAGGGACAGACCCACA AATGTGAATATTGCAAGAAAGACAGAAGAAGCACTACAGACTGTACCTGAACATCagtaa
- the pfkfb1 gene encoding 6-phosphofructo-2-kinase/fructose-2,6-bisphosphatase 1 isoform X4, translating into MYLMPPIPQGREEESSSVLPRRGAIRQVFFIESVCDDPEIIEANIMQVKLSSPDYENYDKEEALVDFLKRIDCYKLSYVPLDEEKDRHLSFIKIFNVGSRYLVNRVQDHIQSRIVYYLMNIHVTPRSIYLSRHGESELNLLGRIGGDSALSSQGLKYAKALAEFIRGQSIKDLKVWTSHMKRTIQTAEALGVPYEQWKALNEIDAGVCEEMMYEEIQATHPEEFALRDQDKYRYRYPKGESYEDLVHRLEPVIMELERQENVLVICHQAVMRCLLAYFLDKSADDLPYLKCPLHTVLKLTPLAYGCKVESFYLNIQAVNTHRDRPTNVNIARKTEEALQTVPEHQ; encoded by the exons AT GTATTTGATGCCACCAATACCACAAGGGAGAGAAGAGGAGTCATCATCAGTTTTGCCAAGGAGAGGGGCTATAAGGCAG GTATTTTTCATTGAGTCGGTTTGTGATGACCCAGAAATCATTGAGGCAAATATAATG CAAGTAAAGCTGAGCAGCCCAGATTATGAAAACTATGACAAAGAAGAAGCACTGGTGGACTTTTTGAAACGTATTGATTGTTACAAATTGTCCTATGTCCCCCTGGATGAGGAAAAGGACAG GCACCTCTCCTTCATTAAGATCTTTAACGTGGGATCCAGGTACCTCGTAAACCGTGTCCAGGATCACATTCAGAGTCGTATAGTGTATTACCTCATGAACATCCACGTCACACCACGATCCATCTATCTGAGCCGCCATGGAGAAAGTGAGCTCAACCTGCTGGGAAGAATCGGTGGAGACTCAGCCCTCTCTTCACAGGGACTAAAG TACGCTAAGGCCCTTGCAGAGTTCATCAGGGGTCAGTCCATCAAGGACCTGAAGGTGTGGACCAGCCACATGAAGAGGACCATACAGACAGCAGAGGCACTGGGCGTACCGTATGAACAGTGGAAGGCATTGAATGAAATCGACGCG GGTGTATGTGAGGAGATGATGTACGAGGAGATTCAGGCAACCCATCCAGAAGAGTTTGCCCTAAGAGACCAGGACAAGTACCGCTACCGATATCCAAAGGGTGAA TCGTATGAAGACCTGGTGCACCGTCTAGAGCCGGTCATAATGGAGCTTGAGAGACAAGAGAATGTGCTGGTCATCTGCCACCAGGCAGTCATGCGTTGTCTACTGGCCTACTTTCTGGACAAGAGTGCAG ATGATCTGCCATATCTAAAGTGTCCTCTGCATACTGTTCTCAAACTGACTCCATTAGCTTATG GATGCAAAGTGGAGTCCTTCTATTTAAACATCCAAGCAGTGAACACGCACAGGGACAGACCCACA AATGTGAATATTGCAAGAAAGACAGAAGAAGCACTACAGACTGTACCTGAACATCagtaa
- the pfkfb1 gene encoding 6-phosphofructo-2-kinase/fructose-2,6-bisphosphatase 1 isoform X5 — MPPIPQGREEESSSVLPRRGAIRQVFFIESVCDDPEIIEANIMQVKLSSPDYENYDKEEALVDFLKRIDCYKLSYVPLDEEKDRHLSFIKIFNVGSRYLVNRVQDHIQSRIVYYLMNIHVTPRSIYLSRHGESELNLLGRIGGDSALSSQGLKYAKALAEFIRGQSIKDLKVWTSHMKRTIQTAEALGVPYEQWKALNEIDAGVCEEMMYEEIQATHPEEFALRDQDKYRYRYPKGESYEDLVHRLEPVIMELERQENVLVICHQAVMRCLLAYFLDKSADDLPYLKCPLHTVLKLTPLAYGCKVESFYLNIQAVNTHRDRPTNVNIARKTEEALQTVPEHQ, encoded by the exons ATGCCACCAATACCACAAGGGAGAGAAGAGGAGTCATCATCAGTTTTGCCAAGGAGAGGGGCTATAAGGCAG GTATTTTTCATTGAGTCGGTTTGTGATGACCCAGAAATCATTGAGGCAAATATAATG CAAGTAAAGCTGAGCAGCCCAGATTATGAAAACTATGACAAAGAAGAAGCACTGGTGGACTTTTTGAAACGTATTGATTGTTACAAATTGTCCTATGTCCCCCTGGATGAGGAAAAGGACAG GCACCTCTCCTTCATTAAGATCTTTAACGTGGGATCCAGGTACCTCGTAAACCGTGTCCAGGATCACATTCAGAGTCGTATAGTGTATTACCTCATGAACATCCACGTCACACCACGATCCATCTATCTGAGCCGCCATGGAGAAAGTGAGCTCAACCTGCTGGGAAGAATCGGTGGAGACTCAGCCCTCTCTTCACAGGGACTAAAG TACGCTAAGGCCCTTGCAGAGTTCATCAGGGGTCAGTCCATCAAGGACCTGAAGGTGTGGACCAGCCACATGAAGAGGACCATACAGACAGCAGAGGCACTGGGCGTACCGTATGAACAGTGGAAGGCATTGAATGAAATCGACGCG GGTGTATGTGAGGAGATGATGTACGAGGAGATTCAGGCAACCCATCCAGAAGAGTTTGCCCTAAGAGACCAGGACAAGTACCGCTACCGATATCCAAAGGGTGAA TCGTATGAAGACCTGGTGCACCGTCTAGAGCCGGTCATAATGGAGCTTGAGAGACAAGAGAATGTGCTGGTCATCTGCCACCAGGCAGTCATGCGTTGTCTACTGGCCTACTTTCTGGACAAGAGTGCAG ATGATCTGCCATATCTAAAGTGTCCTCTGCATACTGTTCTCAAACTGACTCCATTAGCTTATG GATGCAAAGTGGAGTCCTTCTATTTAAACATCCAAGCAGTGAACACGCACAGGGACAGACCCACA AATGTGAATATTGCAAGAAAGACAGAAGAAGCACTACAGACTGTACCTGAACATCagtaa